Proteins co-encoded in one Pseudoalteromonas sp. MEBiC 03607 genomic window:
- a CDS encoding cation:proton antiporter — translation MEYTILAIVGLALLFYSLTIRQLERTEITGPMFFVFVGIAMTYFLPSEFKLGEAGLSDILPLVELTLSIFLFTDAAKSKLPVLKHSFQYPSLLLFVALPMTLMLGVAGGLFFFSELSLYQSALIAIILTPTDAALSKGILECTSVPEKVREGINTESGLNDGLCVPIFLVLLLLAQNPESAVTTLDTLFVFTRELGVALVIAGVSMAIFIPLLKIALARHYFANNSSPFLLIGLVMAIFSLTQNLHGSGFIAVFVAGLLFDYLAPKKIRSTLVKDSEHIAEFVALLIWCLFGFVCGHLIVNDITWPSVFYALLSVTVFRIVPVLVSLMFTNLNLKDKFTFAWFGPRGLASIVFTLMVMDTAIANKEQIATVTLTTILFSVFIHGMSTKPIAKSYQ, via the coding sequence ATGGAATATACAATACTAGCGATTGTTGGTTTAGCCCTGTTATTTTATTCTCTGACAATTCGTCAGCTAGAGCGAACTGAAATTACTGGTCCAATGTTTTTTGTTTTTGTTGGTATCGCAATGACTTATTTTTTGCCGAGCGAATTTAAGTTAGGAGAAGCAGGACTCAGTGACATCTTGCCTTTGGTTGAATTAACCCTAAGTATTTTTTTATTTACAGATGCTGCAAAATCAAAACTGCCTGTATTGAAACATAGTTTTCAATACCCTAGCCTATTACTGTTTGTTGCTTTACCAATGACACTAATGTTGGGTGTTGCTGGCGGATTATTTTTCTTTTCTGAGTTGTCACTTTATCAATCTGCCTTGATCGCTATTATTTTAACGCCCACTGATGCGGCGCTTAGTAAAGGCATTTTAGAATGTACTTCTGTACCTGAAAAAGTTCGAGAAGGAATAAATACAGAAAGCGGTTTAAACGATGGGCTTTGTGTTCCAATATTTTTAGTTCTTCTTTTGTTAGCTCAAAATCCAGAAAGTGCGGTAACAACGCTTGATACTCTATTTGTTTTTACAAGAGAGTTAGGCGTGGCGCTTGTTATTGCCGGCGTGTCAATGGCCATATTTATTCCATTATTAAAAATAGCATTAGCACGTCATTATTTTGCAAATAATAGCAGCCCATTTTTATTAATTGGTTTGGTCATGGCCATTTTTTCTTTGACACAAAACCTGCATGGCAGTGGATTTATAGCCGTATTTGTAGCGGGGCTTTTATTTGATTACTTAGCACCTAAAAAAATTCGTTCAACATTAGTTAAAGATTCTGAACATATTGCTGAATTTGTAGCATTACTTATATGGTGTTTATTCGGTTTTGTTTGTGGTCATTTAATTGTGAATGATATTACTTGGCCAAGTGTATTTTATGCTTTATTAAGTGTGACAGTTTTTAGAATTGTGCCGGTATTAGTTTCGCTGATGTTTACTAATTTAAATTTAAAAGACAAGTTCACGTTTGCTTGGTTTGGTCCGCGAGGATTAGCATCTATCGTATTCACTTTAATGGTGATGGACACTGCAATTGCGAACAAAGAGCAAATTGCTACAGTAACTTTAACAACAATTTTATTTAGCGTGTTCATTCATGGTATGAGCACCAAGCCCATCGCAAAAAGTTACCAATAA